A part of Acipenser ruthenus chromosome 12, fAciRut3.2 maternal haplotype, whole genome shotgun sequence genomic DNA contains:
- the LOC117416857 gene encoding leucine rich adaptor protein 1-like, translating into MVDETISESLPDLKDVESKIGRKTPEGLLRWLREDSALLLGDNTLNPGESKEREPLPGKKGLAEKIRDLKLEMAYLRSIDVKILQQLVTVNEGIEAVKWILEEKGNLASRCSSLTSSQYSLVESQETSRRGSWNSLVESQETSSLQDPNDKLDNISIGSYLDTLADDMDEYCPSSSESAICSTVNGHSGPCGRSDHEQQLGGGGGKACGQGSPLHRTDLFRENQGWSKPAQDPSKVESNRLDRELLPSKSRNVGNGYLDKPGADLDHILETRPPLADKPYKGSPKLNHYKNGKIDLDSCKLNTKIHLEYDAHWRWVQSQDDVTFL; encoded by the exons ATGGTGGACGAAACTATCAGCGAGTCCCTCCCGGACCTTAAAGATGTGGAAAGTAAAATCGGAAGAAAAACGCCGGAAGGGTTGCTGAGATGGCTGCGGGAGGACTCTGCTCTCCTTCTGGGTGACAACACCCTGAACCCCGGGGAGAGCAAAGAGCGCGAGCCGCTCCCGGGGAAGAAAGGTCTGGCTGAAAAAATACGAGATTTAAAACTCGAAATG GCCTACCTGCGCTCCATTGATGTGAAGATCCTTCAGCAGCTGGTCACGGTGAATGAGGGGATCGAGGCGGTCAAGTGGATTCTGGAGGAGAAGGGGAACCTGGCCAGTCGCTGTAGCAGCCTGACCAGCAGCCAGTACAGCCTGGTGGAGAGCCAGGAGACCTCCAGGAGAGGCAGCTGGAACAGTCTGGTGGAGAGCCAGGAGACCTCCAGCCTGCAGGACCCCAATGACAAACTGGACAACATCTCCATCGGCAGCTACCTGGACACCTTGGCAGATGACATGGATGAGTACTGCCCATCCAGTTCAGAGTCCGCAATCTGCTCCACTGTGAATGGCCATAGTGGCCCCTGTGGCAGGTCTGATCATGAGCAGCAGTTGGGTGGTGGAGGAGGCAAAGCCTGCGGACAGGGCTCTCCTTTACACAGAACAGACCTGTTTAGGGAGAACCAGGGCTGGAGTAAGCCAGCCCAGGACCCTTCCAAAGTGGAGTCCAACAGACTTGACAGGGAGCTGCTTCCTTCAAAGTCACGCAACGTAGGGAATGGCTATCTGGACAAACCGGGTGCTGACCTTGACCACATCCTGGAGACAAGGCCTCCTTTAGCAGACAAGCCATACAAAGGCAGCCCCAAGCTGAACCATTATAAAAATGGTAAAATAGATTTGGACAGCTGTAAACTGAACACTAAGATCCACCTGGAGTACGATGCACACTGGCGCTGGGTGCAGTCTCAGGACGATGTGACGTTCTTGTAA
- the LOC117416532 gene encoding uncharacterized protein LOC117416532, with amino-acid sequence MIVCNTSAIKDWSYFLSQILPLVNRTASLVHQSVSSMEATTSSLVSVLEPDRSSFVPNSQPVNTSNHTTGLEHLFQYSYSENELLYTDFKPPARDAIPLPKAVLYLLMAALVVVVVVYAIVGHLIKDLVHEFVDWICGPSPDDNSNKSDVNCITNSMNDVTHYPHLDEMNRMDRIQTEHELGADQLIITIHETSQLPRGEACSGT; translated from the exons ATGATTGTGTGTAACACCAGTGCCATCAAAGACTGGAGCTATTTCCTCTCTCAGATATTACCGCTTGTCAACAGAACAGCCAGCCTGGTTCATCAAAGTGTCAGCTCGATGGAAGCCACCACCAGTTCCTTGGTGAGCGTCCTGGAGCCAGACCGCAGCAGCTTTGTGCCAAACAGCCAGCCTGTGAACACCTCGAACCACACCACTGGGCTTGAGCACCTGTTCCAGTACTCTTACTCAGAGAATGAACTTCTGTATACTGACTTCAAGCCCCCTGCCCGGGACGCGATCCCGCTACCCAAAGCCGTGCTGTACTTATTAATGGCAGCGCTCGTCGTAGTGGTCGTAGTCTACGCCATTGTGGGGCACCTCATTAAGGACTTGGTCCATGAATTTGTgg ACTGGATATGTGGTCCTAGTCCCGATGACAACAGCAACAAGAGCGACGTGAACTGCATCACAAACAGCATGAATGACGTCACTCACTACCCACACCTGGATGAAATGAACCGAATGGATAGGATTCAGACTGAGCACGAGCTCGGAGCTGATCAGCTGATCATCACTATACACGAGACTTCACAGTTACCCCGGGGGGAGGCGTGCAGCGGCACTTAA